Proteins from a single region of Punica granatum isolate Tunisia-2019 chromosome 8, ASM765513v2, whole genome shotgun sequence:
- the LOC116189579 gene encoding eukaryotic translation initiation factor 3 subunit F translates to MAASESTVLQFSSTSTAISATVHPLVIFNICDCYVRRPDQAERVIGTLLGSILPDGTVDVRNSYAVPHNEFSDQVALDIDYHHNMLLSHQKVNPKEVIVGWYSTGFGVNGGSALIHDFYSREVTNPIHLTVDTCFTNGQASIKAYVSTNLSLGDRPLAAQFQEIPLDLRMVEAERVGFDILKKPVVEKLPNDLEGMEASMGRLLSLIDDVYKYVDSVVEGHVPADNNIGRFIADAVASVPKLSTFDKLVNDSIQDQLLLLYLSSITRTQLSLAEKLNTAAQIL, encoded by the exons ATGGCGGCGAGTGAGAGCACCGTGCTTCAGTTCTCATCAACCTCGACGGCGATCTCAGCGACTGTCCATCCGTTGGTTATATTCAATATCTGCGACTGCTACGTGAGGCGGCCCGACCAGGCGGAGCGCGTCATCGGCACGCTCCTCGGCTCGATCTTGCCGGACGGCACTGTCGATGTCCGCAACTCGTATGCGGTTCCTCACAATGAGTTCTCTGATCAG GTGGCATTGGATATTGACTATCATCACAATATGCTTTTATCTCACCAGAAGGTCAACCCGAAAGAAGTGATAGTTGGATG GTATTCAACGGGTTTCGGAGTTAATGGTGGCAGTGCCTTGATCCATGACTTCTATTCTCGAGAAGTCACGAACCCTATACACTTGACAGTCGATACTTGTTTCACCAATGGGCAGGCTTCCATTAAAGCTTATGTTTCGACTAACCTGTCTCTCGGGGACAGGCCTCTTGCTGCACAATTTCAGGAGATTCCTTTGGATCTAAGGATGGTGGAAGCAGAAAGAGTTGGAT TTGATATCTTGAAGAAACCAGTAGTTGAAAAACTCCCGAATGATTTGGAGGGAATGGAAGCCTCAATGGGACGGCTGCTGTCTTTAATTGATGATGTCTATAAATATGTCGACAGTGTTGTG GAAGGCCATGTCCCAGCAGACAATAACATAGGAAGATTCATAGCCGACGCTGTAGCTTCCGTTCCCAAATTGTCAACTTTTGATAAGCTTGTGAATGACAGTATCCAG GACCAACTGCTCTTACTCTACCTCTCCAGCATTACAAGGACACAACTCAGCTTAGCCGAAAAGTTGAACACTGCTGCTCAGATTCTGTAA